In Geoalkalibacter sp., the following proteins share a genomic window:
- a CDS encoding type II toxin-antitoxin system Phd/YefM family antitoxin, with product MPKVSVAEAKSHLSELIAKSAHGKERFVITRRNRPVAALVSLEDLRIIEQHQQREGLAAVAGKWRGFDELAETMGDLDRLRQSGGEGRDVSL from the coding sequence ATGCCGAAAGTCTCCGTTGCCGAAGCCAAAAGCCATCTTTCCGAGTTGATCGCCAAGAGCGCCCATGGCAAGGAGCGCTTTGTCATCACGCGCCGCAACCGCCCTGTTGCCGCACTTGTGAGCCTTGAGGATCTGCGCATCATCGAGCAGCATCAGCAGCGGGAAGGACTGGCCGCCGTGGCCGGCAAATGGCGCGGGTTTGATGAACTTGCCGAGACCATGGGCGATCTCGATAGGTTGCGCCAAAGCGGTGGCGAGGGACGCGATGTATCTCTTTGA